Sequence from the [Clostridium] scindens genome:
CCGCCGGATGAGCCGTATCCGCCGGAAGTGCCATAGCCGCCGGATGAATAGCTGCTGTCGGCTGTTCCGTATTCCCGCTCGTGCATGATCTGCTGGTATGCCTGCTGGATTTCCTTGAACTTGGCCTCCGCCTGGTCCTTATTCGGATTGTTGATGTTGGCGTCCGGATGGTATTTTCTGCTCAGGTTTCTGTATGCCTTTTTTATTTCTTCGTCTGAGGCGCTTCTTGGGATGCCTAAGACGCTGTAGGGATCTATCATAATTTATACTCCTGTATCTGAATTGTCGCGGTCAGAGTCGGCTGTGTCCTTTGGACTGCTGCTGCCAGAACCTGTCACATTCTCTGCGTCATTGCAGCCAGTATCTGCGCTTTCGCTGGATTCCTGCCGCTTGGCGGTAACTGCCGTATAGCGGCACCAGACGCCGGAATATAAGACGTTTCGCAGGATCTCCGCATGCAGAAGAATTGGCAGCTTTTCGAATTCCCTGGAACACTCTGCCATCATAAGTGTCAGCAGTCCCCGGCAGTTTCCGGCAAAGTCGCTGTCATTTACGAACGCTTCTTTCAGAGGATTGTAACTTCCCGATGCGATATCTTTTTCTACATCTTCATAGGCATCCATCAGATAGATGAATTTGCCCAGGAAGAATCCGATCTTGCGAAGAGAGGCCTCCCATTCGTCGGGCTGCCATGCAAAGATCTCCGCCATAATATTGCCAAACAGTCCGGCCATCAGGTCGATATTCTGCTCATTTTCCTGCTCCAGAGACGAAAGGCGCTTCAGATTGGAAGCGATGCCGGCTACCTTTTCCGGATATCTGCCGCGAATGGCTTCCACTTTCGGCTTCAGCATTCTTGCCGCCATATACCCCTTCCTGCTGCGCTCGTCGTCCCAATCATCCTTGCATTTATAATAAGTAAGGACAATGTTGACGGCAGCGGCGTAATCGGTAAAATGATTGGTCCGCGCAACATGCTTTTCGAATGGATGGGCTATGCAGTTTACGACCTCCCGCTGGGTCTGCGGCTCGTAGAGGCCGGTGAGAAGTACGATGAGAAATGTCATGTCAAAGGATAAAGTCATCTGACCTCTTATACCATAACATTCTTTCAGACATTTGCAAAGACCACAATAGTACGAATGGTACATATCATAGTCTTTGAATTTCATCTCGGCTTTATTGATTGCAATATATCCAAACATAAGAATTCCCCGCTAGCTGTTCTTGATGAATGTGGTATTACATTTGGGGCAGCGGATCTCTATACGGCCTTTTCCTTTCGGCACGCGGATCTTCTGCCGGCAGGTAGGACATTTGTAGATGTGGTGCGTCTTGCGCTGGGCCATCATATTTTTCTGGCGGGCGAAGAAGCAGCGGAGCTTGTAGGTCTTATTCAAATACCATTGGTTCTCGGAGGAACGCTTGTAGATGTTCCGGGAAAACATGCGGAAATATGCGTATATAATGCAGAACCAGGCTACCAGGGAAAGGATAAAGCTATTCTTCCAGCCCGCGATCAACATGACGATCAAGCCTGCGATGATCGTGAATTTCCCCAGGGAATCCATCCCATATCTTCCATACATAAAACGAATCAGTTTTTCTTTCAAAATAATCACCTTCCTAATATATTTACAATCATACGCTATCGCGCCCATAAGTCAATAAACTGCCGATTAAAAATATATAAAGTTTTTGAGGCTGCATTCCCATATTTTATATAAATATGATATAATACCGACAGGTATTGCCTGCGTGTGCGGGTATGTTTGCCAGGTTCAGGAAAGGCAGGGAGCATCCATGAGAGAATTAACCAGGTTGATTAAAGAAGATATGAAGCCGGCGCTTGGAGTGACGGAGCCGGGGGCCATTGCCTATGCGGTGGCGAGCGCAAAATCCCATGTGAACGGCGAAGTGAAGAAGGTTCATGTGGCATTGAATTCCGGCATGTATAAGAACGCATTTACCTGTGGAATTCCGAATTCGTCCCGGTTTGGCAATCTGTATGCCGCAGCGCTTGGGGCAGTGGCGGCCGACGCGGCTAAGGGACTGGAATCGCTTGCGGATATTACGCCGGAGGATGATGAGAAGGCTTCAAAGATGGTGGATG
This genomic interval carries:
- a CDS encoding DUF5685 family protein, yielding MFGYIAINKAEMKFKDYDMYHSYYCGLCKCLKECYGIRGQMTLSFDMTFLIVLLTGLYEPQTQREVVNCIAHPFEKHVARTNHFTDYAAAVNIVLTYYKCKDDWDDERSRKGYMAARMLKPKVEAIRGRYPEKVAGIASNLKRLSSLEQENEQNIDLMAGLFGNIMAEIFAWQPDEWEASLRKIGFFLGKFIYLMDAYEDVEKDIASGSYNPLKEAFVNDSDFAGNCRGLLTLMMAECSREFEKLPILLHAEILRNVLYSGVWCRYTAVTAKRQESSESADTGCNDAENVTGSGSSSPKDTADSDRDNSDTGV